ACTATGCGAGTTAGCCAAACACTGGAATATAGCCGCCTTACAGTACACCCTACAGCAACTTGTGGCAGGAGAGCGACAACTGAAGAATACGCAAGTGCCTGTACTATGGCTAGAAGCAATTCTACTTTCCTTATCTCAAAAGACACCAAGAACAACTGCTGAGACCTTATCACCACTGCAATTGCAAGCTGCCGCGCCCGTTATTGGCTCTACATCATTGAAAACTAACAGTGGCTCGAAAAAGCATACCTTTACTTCTCTTGCACAACGAAAAAGCTCAACAACAAGCGGGTCAATAAATAGCATAGATACCCCACCCCAAAAAGCAGCATTTCAACAAATTCATCAAGAAAGTAGCAGCCTAAACAGTGTTACTAACGAGTGGAAAAAAGTATGGTTCAATACCCTAAACTATCTATCCCCTCTTAACAAATCCTTACTTTCAAATCATGCATCTCTAATCGACATAAACGAATCTGTGGCAATCATCGCTATTTCTTCTGCCAGTCTCGCCAAAATTGCTTGCGAGCGGCTGGATGAAATCGAAAGTGCTTTAAGCAAGGCAATAGGAAAATCGATTAAAGTAAAAATCGAAGTTAATAAATAGGTACTACTAAGATTGCGTGCAGGGCATTGGGTGAAAAACCTGCCCTTGCACACCAATGACAACTATTTCACCTAACTTCTTTAACTCAAAAAAAGAAAAGTTTTATCAACTGATTACACAGCCAAATGAGCTAGAACAAATTATTCAACCCTTTCTAGATAGCGAGATAATCGCTATCGATACGGAAACCACTGGCTTAGACGCCCACACCGACCGCATCGAGTTGCCTTATCTTCAAGCAGTTTTGCCACTTGCTGCGCTTGGGCATATTTTCCAGCTTTCGCATATTCAAGCGCGATCGCTTCCAAAAAGCTACCTCACTCAGAGTCGTCCTCTACTACAGTCGCGCTGGGGTTCCGTCCCGAACACAAGGGTTTTAGATTCTGGTCCCTCAATGGTGCGCGTGACTTGCAGTGCTTGGGCTAGAAGTTGAGACGCTTCTTGTGAGTTTCCAATCTGGATATACTGACGAGCGATCGCAATCAGCCATCTGGCTTTTCGTTCTGGTGTTTCTAGGGAAGTGACAAACTGATAGGCTTTAGCGTAATCTTCTCTCTGCATTGACTTTACAAGAATTCCCTCCATGATGGAACTGCGTTCATATTCTTCTTTCATCGCTTGGGCAACGAGTAAGGCTAAGTCGTAGTGTTGGGCCCAAATGAAGTCTTCGGCAGTTAAGCGCAACGCAGCCGATTGTAAGTTTGCCGCTTCGATGGTTGGATACGTCACAAAGTATTCTAGTTGTTCTGATGTCTATAAAGTCATATCAACAACCGTAAATCCTTGTTCAGTAAAGCGCTTTTGAGAGCGATCGCTTTTGTGCAGGCTGAGTTGTTGTCAAGACAGTTTTTATCCTCCTTTGTCGAGGCGATGGACGAAGATAACGTAGAGCTAGGATTTGATTTTGACAATTTCTGATTCGGGAATTCTCAAGAAGATTGAGAACATTAGGTGCAAGATGTGAATTAACCAACAAAGGTGCAAAAAAGTTGGAGTGATAAGGACATTAGCGATCGCGAAGCAAGAGACTAAATTTATTTCTGCATTATATAAAAAACATATCCATAACAATGAGAATAGTGTCTATAAAGCTCTATTTCTATTTGTTGCTCATCTAAGATGGTATTAGCATCTTCATCGCCCTGATATTTCTTTCGTAAATCAGCAAGCCTACGCTCTAAAGGAATGTAGTAATCATCCCACCATGACGATTCGGGAAGCGTAAAACTGTTGATATAGGTGTATCCTGACTCCTGAAAGATAGTGATATTTTCCTCAATGTTCTTCATAGGAGGATACGCATTTCTCCAGAAATTCAAAGGTTCTTCAGGAGGATTTGTGACCAACCACGACAGTTCTGTGACAGCAAGCGCACCCCCAAGTTTTAAGAAACGACGCCAGGACTGTAAGCCGTCCCGAAAGCCCATAATATAAATAGCTCCTTCAGACCAAATTAGATCGAAACTCTCCTGTTCAAACTCCAGAGAAAACATGGAGCAGTTTTGCGTGATGATATGGCTTGATAAGTATTCCTGCTCTGCCCGCCGCTTTAACTCATCAAGAAATGGTTGATGGTTGTCTATAGCAGTAATGTATCCTCCTGTTATTTTGGCAAGCGCTAGTGTTTGCATCCCAGGACCGCAACCAATGTCCAAAATTTGGGGATTTTCAGGCAATTGTGGAACTAAAGACAAGGCTTTTGCTGTTGATGCGTTATCTCCCGGTGCTTCTCGTGGGATATCGCAATGGAGTTCAGAGAAAATATTCATTGCTTTCTCGCTCTTAGAGGTGGGTTTATCGATATCCTTGGTTTCTCACACATATCTAAGGTAAACCCGCCCCTACAACACTCAAATCATACAAGAATGATGTTACGGGACATGATATTTAGGTGCTGATGAAATGCAGCGATCGCCTCTTTAATAATGCAGGCGACAATGGTGAGCATTTTTCCATCTGCCGCCCAGGCATTTTCTTTCACCCTTCAGGAGGCAACGATTCCTGAAATTAACCGAGCGTTTGATGCCGACAAGTTAACTTCTGAACAATTGGTGCAGCTTTACCTAAACCGTATTGAAGCTTATGACATCAATGGTTCCGGACTAAACTCATTCATTAAAATTAATCCGAATGCCTTAGCAACCGCCGCCGCCCTGGATATTGAGCGAGATTTATCTGGGCCGCGCAGTCCATTACATGGTATCCCAGTGTTGTTGAAGGACAATATTGATACTTTTGATTTGCCGACAACGGCAGGCTCAGTTGCTCTGGAAGGATCAATTGCTCCGGACGATGCCTTTTTGACTCAACAACTCCGAAATGCGGGCGCAATCATTTTAATAATCTCTGATTGCCTGATGGCGTTGGATTAAGATATTCCCTAAAAATCATGCCGCAACTCATCTCTCAACCTATACGCATTGAAGCAGCAGGTAATAAACCCAAACTGATTGACGAGTATATCGGTCACATAACGACTCAAACTGAGGCTGCAAGCATCGCACATATGCGTTCTCCTAGTGGCTGGCTTGAACCTGGACAACGCCTTGATGAAGATGAATTTACTGTTGTTCTTAAGGGAACGCTACACGTTGAATTTGAAGGCGGTCAAATGGACGTTCAGGCATTCCAGGCAATTATTACCCAAAAGGGCGAATGGGTTCGCTACAGCACACCCTCTCCTGAAGGTGCTGAGTACATTGCTGTTTGTTTACCAGCCTTTTCGCCCGATACCGTGCATCGAGACTTATAAAGCACAGACAGTTAGGCTATTTCCGGAGTATCTCTCAGCTCGAATACAATCTCTTTTACCTCTAGCAGTTCGGCAAAGGCTGATTCAATCAAGGATTTAACTTCTAACCAATCTCATCCACCGTCACCGCATCCTAAAGCAGGGATAGCAATTGAAGTAATATAATACCTAAGTGCTGAAGTATACCAATGCTGCTCTTACCTTAAAACTCTTATTTAGTCTTGATTTTTGAGCTTGATAATTAGAGCGATAATTGCCTTCCTTGCATTCTTTAAGTCTGCTAATTGAACAGTTTTTCAGTCAATATAACCGTTGATAATAATAGGATGCTTATCTTTTTTTCATAAAAGGACTGCCATCTTAGTTTGTTGTTAAATCCCAGGGCGCATAATGCGTTCTGCAAGTGTTGGCATGAGACGCTGAAGGGCAAACAGTAATTTTGTTTTACCAATCCGCATTTCAAATCTATCTTGACTAAAATCACGCCAAAATTCTTCAACTAATGCCTCTAGTTTAATCTTGCCGCGTCCCCGTCCTTGTGTCATGGCAGTATCCACAAGTGGCGGAATAATCTCAAAGACTCGAACAGAGGTTGCTTCAAGCTGCCATCGCAAGGTTTTGGTGAAACTATGCAGTGCGGCTTTGCTGGCGCAATAGACTGGGGCGTTTTGCTTGGGCACAATGCCCAGCCCTGACGAAACGTTAATAATTGCAGCAGTGGGGCGACTCAAAAGTTGTGGGAGAAAAAGTTTGGTCAAATACAGAAGGCTGAGCAAGTTAATGTCTAGTTCAGTTTCAATCTGCTCAACTGCGATTGCAGGATCGGCAAATTCATAGTTATACTGAACGCCTGCATTATTGATGAGAATGTTGACATCAGGATAGTTGTAAACCAACTTTTCGAGGGCAACACGATCGCGCCTATCTGCAAGCTCAACGGTAATCGCTGGCAATAGGCTTTTCACAGCTTCAGCTTTTTGGGCATTTGTGCCTGTCACAATCACGGCATTCCCTTCATGGAGAAACCGCCGAGCGAGAGCAAATCCAATGCCTGATGTGCCCCCGGTAATCAAAACAGTATTATGAGCCGTCTTCATAAATTACTCGTGTCGCTAGGGTATGGAAGCCATCCTAAACTGGAGCTTGCGGTAGTTCATTAACATAAGTTAATGCGATTTCAATTGGCCACGAATTCGGCTCAAGCTGACAGGAGTGATGCCGAGGTAGGAAGCAATATGATGTTGTCTGATGCGGGTTTCCAAGCCAGGGTACTCTTCCTGAAAACTCAAATAGCGAATTTTGGCATTATCCAATAGCAAAGCACTTTCCCGCTTCTCCTTCTTGATAAATAAGATTTCAGCAATTTTGCAATTCAGCGCTTGCCAGCAGACATGGTTTTCTGAAAGTACTCGATAAGCAGAATAATCGGCAATGAGTAGCTTTGTATCCTCCAATGCCTGAATAAAAAGTCGTGAAGGCTGTTGCAATAGCAACGCGCTATAGGCGGCAACGAAGCTATTCTCAGCACAAAATGATTTCGTATATTCGTTGCCGTCGCGATCGACATAATATAAGCGCAGGATGCCGGAGATCACAAACCCGATTGTTTTTGGCACATCGCCTGCACAAACAAAAAAATCACCTTGTTCCAGGGTATAAATTTTAAATAGGTTTGTAACTTTGATAGCTTCGTCTTCGGGTAGGTTGATGAGCGAGCGTAGTATCGCGATCAGTTGAGTCAGTTCTTGGGTCAGCATACCTAAAATGCTATGAATTCGTTATTCGTGCTGCTCAATAGATCTCTTGCAAAAGTTGCGGCTGGGGTACTTCTCTTCGCCTACTACCTTGACGCTGCCTATAAGATGTGCGGATATTAGCGGGGTTATATCTTGAGAAGGCAGAAAAAGTGGTGGGCGAATTGATAAATTGATGAATTGAGGGAATTAGGATGAGTGGGTGCGATCGCTTCTTGAGTTGCAGTGGTAAAGTGCCATCGCCTCTTGGCAACAACGAGGATAACATCTTCCTCAACAGCAGCACCAGCGATCGCAGTAACACTCCTGAATCCCCCTCGAAGCTTTAAAAGTTGCTCGCCTACTCGTCAAAATCCTAGAAGTATCATGCAAATTTTGCTGACGAGTGGCTATGGCAGTTTGAAAGATGAGTTGGTAGTAGACAAATGTATGCAGTACCAAAACTTATCGCACATACAAAGATTGAGGCTCATTCAGAAGAAACCAATGCCTCAATTTCAGCCAAAAGCGCTTCTAGACGGCTCCACTTCTCTGGGTCTTCCCAGACTCGTGCCTGTTTAACCCGACGGATTGTTGCCTCAATGCGCTCTTTTCGCTCAGTTGGTTCACTAGAGTGAATGTAAGCCTTAAGCCGCGTCTGAATTTGGCTCAAGGAGAGGTCGAGAGCGATGGCTGTTTCTAGCAGTTCCTTTCTTTGGTCTTCATCTTTTAATCGGGCGATCGCTTTCGCCTTTGTGTAAGCAATCTTTCCCTGACGCAAAGCTATCAAAACATCATCAGACAAGTTGAGCAGGGGTAGACGATTTTTCACGAAGGATTCCCAGGTCATCAGCCCCAAGCTTGTAAATACTTCCTCAATCAGCTGCGATTCTGGGTTAGGCATAACGTTATGCCTAGAAGACTCAGGTTTATCAGCTGCATTCTTCATCCGATAAAGTAACGCAGTTACAGCCTCAACATCACTT
This genomic window from Microcoleus sp. FACHB-831 contains:
- a CDS encoding cupin domain-containing protein, whose amino-acid sequence is MPQLISQPIRIEAAGNKPKLIDEYIGHITTQTEAASIAHMRSPSGWLEPGQRLDEDEFTVVLKGTLHVEFEGGQMDVQAFQAIITQKGEWVRYSTPSPEGAEYIAVCLPAFSPDTVHRDL
- a CDS encoding class I SAM-dependent methyltransferase; this encodes MNIFSELHCDIPREAPGDNASTAKALSLVPQLPENPQILDIGCGPGMQTLALAKITGGYITAIDNHQPFLDELKRRAEQEYLSSHIITQNCSMFSLEFEQESFDLIWSEGAIYIMGFRDGLQSWRRFLKLGGALAVTELSWLVTNPPEEPLNFWRNAYPPMKNIEENITIFQESGYTYINSFTLPESSWWDDYYIPLERRLADLRKKYQGDEDANTILDEQQIEIELYRHYSHCYGYVFYIMQK
- a CDS encoding amidase family protein, which encodes MVSIFPSAAQAFSFTLQEATIPEINRAFDADKLTSEQLVQLYLNRIEAYDINGSGLNSFIKINPNALATAAALDIERDLSGPRSPLHGIPVLLKDNIDTFDLPTTAGSVALEGSIAPDDAFLTQQLRNAGAIILIISDCLMALD
- a CDS encoding Crp/Fnr family transcriptional regulator, with the protein product MLTQELTQLIAILRSLINLPEDEAIKVTNLFKIYTLEQGDFFVCAGDVPKTIGFVISGILRLYYVDRDGNEYTKSFCAENSFVAAYSALLLQQPSRLFIQALEDTKLLIADYSAYRVLSENHVCWQALNCKIAEILFIKKEKRESALLLDNAKIRYLSFQEEYPGLETRIRQHHIASYLGITPVSLSRIRGQLKSH
- a CDS encoding ParB/RepB/Spo0J family partition protein; translated protein: MSKHVGDSPSRRHRPYQQMKSLDALFGDSQAVAEMVLLSAICLPQQQPRRYFDPSAMQELAESVKQHGILQPLLVRSRSDDKYELVAGERRYRAAKECGLDEVPVVIRSLSDEEAMQLSLIENLCREDLNPVEETEGILQLLAIRLGSDVEAVTALLYRMKNAADKPESSRHNVMPNPESQLIEEVFTSLGLMTWESFVKNRLPLLNLSDDVLIALRQGKIAYTKAKAIARLKDEDQRKELLETAIALDLSLSQIQTRLKAYIHSSEPTERKERIEATIRRVKQARVWEDPEKWSRLEALLAEIEALVSSE
- a CDS encoding SDR family oxidoreductase, with protein sequence MKTAHNTVLITGGTSGIGFALARRFLHEGNAVIVTGTNAQKAEAVKSLLPAITVELADRRDRVALEKLVYNYPDVNILINNAGVQYNYEFADPAIAVEQIETELDINLLSLLYLTKLFLPQLLSRPTAAIINVSSGLGIVPKQNAPVYCASKAALHSFTKTLRWQLEATSVRVFEIIPPLVDTAMTQGRGRGKIKLEALVEEFWRDFSQDRFEMRIGKTKLLFALQRLMPTLAERIMRPGI